Below is a genomic region from Cydia strobilella chromosome 1, ilCydStro3.1, whole genome shotgun sequence.
ctaaagtccaaataaaacaaacttttcacttcttgtcgctgtccgtcataggctaaagtgctcgatcgacgaatcacaaaaacgaaacgagattcctactggttaatgacgaaattacctagcacttacgccgccgctaagacgttcctgtacctacctgttccacatccgcatccgcattaagctccgcatcgattttatgcggatgcggatgcggatgttgaaaataatgcagaagttccgcggttgcagatgcggatgcgaatattcgcaacatccctgatttaGAGTTGAAATTGAACGCTTTTAAGTATAGTTACGCTCTTCTAGCGCCCAAAAATAGGTAGCGAGTTAGACAAGGATAGCATGGGTACCGTAAGAAACACAAAAATGAATATTAATTGTACTCCTTCGAAATTGAGAGAGGAAGTAGAATTGACTTGTTGCTTgcgaaaaaatcaaatatacataaatacgtGTAATACATTGaaaaactacatgtgtaaaatatacgtgtgataaagataggtataagtgttaattatattttgtgtctagtttgcttttagtttctttagaaataaaactgatttagtggagatttatttatttatttcattgcattttttgagaaaagctcTATACATACATcagcgtgaaaaggggttgtcagCCCATAActatatatatgcattcggtcggcaaccccttacttctgTAGTAATGTTCTATTACTTTGTTGCGCTGCGGAAGCGTGACGCTACACCTAGCCACTCTCCCTTCACCTCCACACGGTCAGTCAGCGTAGACGTTAACAGTGAAGTGGTTGGCAGCCGCGATGCTGAGAGTGACCTGCGCGCCGGCGCACGAGCCCGTGACGCGTCGCACGATGCCTGCTCGCTCACCCACCACCGCTACGCACGACATCGACGGAATCGACATGCTTATCTGAAATAATACACGTAGCCTTTgaactgtattcatcttatgtTTCCCTAAGATTTGGTAGAAAATACAAAATTGAAAGTAAAACGCAAACAATGTTTGAACTtacaattacctatttattcTAGTACTCgaaaagggttaaaaataagaaaataataagtagatagatatatagacGCATAGCAGATGTCCTTAAATTTTCCAATAGTTAAAGACAGTCTAATTGAACTGACTTAAcaattaagtacataattaacAATTAAGTTCTAACTTGCACTTCAACTGGTTGGTCTTCGGTAACTTCTGTTTCTAGGTCATTGACCTCGCTGTAAACAAGCTTTGAATCATCAACGTCCGCGCAGTTTCCGCACTTCCATATACCCCCGATTAGGGTTACGTCCTGTTCTGTAAAAAACAATGTCTTTTTGTAGAGTTGCGAGTAGGTTTCTATTAACCGATgcatttacaattttaaaacaaaagtaaaaatataataaatataaaatttgtttcGTTAGCATGTATATAGAtctgtataatatgtatttattgattagttgagaaatataatagttacaacttttaaaatgtaaacaaccGATATTCGGTTCCTTcatataggtaagtataattaattGTCTTATTTGTAGTAAATTTTACCTTTAACGACTTCTTGTGAATCTTCAATTTCAAAAGTATCACCGTTTAAAAGCATGTTAATAACCGAATCCAGATATTCGACATCATTATTTGCCGACAAAATATTTGCACAGACTACTgctaataaatatataacgGTAAATATTTTAAGACACATGTttagcatttttttctttttgatctatctttgactcattattttattttatattacaagactatatacatataatacattAGCTTTGCGCTAAGACAATTTGAGACTGATTTATTCAGCTAATTATGAAGCTTATCAGTTCCATTGACCTTTTTGATAAAACATTGAACgttgttaatgttattatataATTCAGCCAAACAATGACCAATTGACTTTACTaagtattattttgtttacctaTCTGTAGTTTGAGGATGTCAGCTTATCAAATTATCAGTAAGTGTAATGGGtcgtaaataaacttaaaatatgtatgtatttaaaaataattcaataggAATAAAAGTAATTGtggggttttatgaaaccacgatgcaagtgaaactttttttcggattgtaggcatttcaCTGAAAATTTTCGGAAAATTGTTCGATTtagggtattaaaatcgcgtttttaattttatttgaataaatatcCTCTTTAATTATCTTACAAAAGCTCGGCCAACGGCCAatgtaattcagctactcaacacggaatggcgctgtgattaattattaatatcgcttacttatcatacGCGAGTCAAAGACTAAAAAAACCGGTAGAAACCTCTCCGATTCCGCATAGGTTGTTAAtaaggatctcacggtcacgttacactggggtTTTCGAGATGTCTACACGCTTGCGAGTAGCCAACCGTTGGGAATTGTTTGACGGAATCATGACAGCCGTgacgttcgaaaacaaaaagtcgtatgtgactattaacttcctattatgatatgactatttgccattcGCCGTAGAATTTGACAGATAGAGAGAGTTTGACGTATTAAACCATACCGTATTTgaggttaataaggtctactgtccttaaaattttgaatgaaattacaagcaaatatcagccttcgtgaattaagtattgtaaccttagtccgataatgaaccttattttaaagactatgaattctaagtactagaaataaagtaaaattttactaatgctgtaattctGTACTGCGACATGCTAAAAAAGACCAAAAATTTAAGGCGATAGAATAAGTTTCAGTTTAATTATTGCATgtataaataaagttatgttaaaTTTTAATGCGAGGTACATATGACCAAAGTAATTGGTGCCTTTTCCACTTCAAATTTCGGTCGATAGAAAATAAAATCCTAGACTATGTCACTTCTTGCTTTAAATTAAGGAATTAAGCAAATACTTATTTGCATTTGCATTTAGCATGTATAAAGCGCTAGCAAACTTATCTTTCGTAGCTATATCCGCTATGTAACCGAGTTTCTAATCAAAATAGAAACCGCAAAGTTTGCAATTGCATGCTAATTGCGTTGTTTCCAGTCTCGTGTGCCGCCATGCGCACTGACATTTACTTACTTGCATCAACTTGCATAACATAGTAACTTTAAATCGCACACATTGTACAGGAGAATGTTTTCGTCCTTGGCGTTATGAGGTCTACAACTTATGACATCTGTCCTGTCAggtcatatacctatatatgtttatttggcTGTAAAGAGTTTGCAGGtcatttaaatatattctaaTAAATTAGCAGAAAAATTAACGTATTTTACTCAAATATATGCACAACGGATTTTGAGGATATTGCTGACTCTGTGACGATAGATTTCGAGCAATGAGTCCATTACAGGTCGTCAAAGTCGATGAATCCTTTTATCTAAATTGTATTGTACCCTTTCTCTTGGAACCGATCCAAATGTTCAGATAATATCGACGTATTTATAAGATTGGACCTATTctccgttttttatttactgtgaCATGTCGCCATTAAGAGCAGTGCAGCTTATTATTAGttggcaacttttaaaaagaggctgttttttatttgtgttcccCAATTTCTTTAATACGGTTGAACCGATTccgaaaattcatttgttttattaaaacccGTTACAGTTCGGCCCAGTGCCATCGGTTCAGGATCTGATATCATAATATTGGCATACTGTTTTGTAaagtcgatttttagggttccgtaacccaagggtaaaagcgggaccctattactaagacaccgctgtccgtccgtctgtctaccTGTCTATCCATCTGTcacaggctgtatttcatgaaccgtgatagctagacagttgaaattgttacagatgatgtatttctgatgccgctataacaacaaatactaaaaacagaatatctatatatataaatgcacgtgtcctgactgactgacttatcAACACAGaggcgaaactacaaaagctagaaagttgaaatttgcacaccaggttacatttataatgtgtacaagagataagaagcgattttgagaaattcaacgattcaagaaattcaaaggggatgaaagtttgtatggggttcaagttttattttaagctatgaattcgaaccttgagtaaaagatatattattaaaaaataagaaaactaatttcagcttttttgaaaattcatcccctaaggtggtgaataaggggttgaaagtttgtatggagatcaaaatttTTATCAAGTGCGGGACTCGAAACTTTGTACATgggcatatattattagaatacaagaaaagtcatttcagcgtttttcaaaattcgtcccctaaaagggttaaaaaggggttgaaagtttgaatccattacaaatggtttgatacttcttagaaaggcataatagccgctaacaaaaaaaaaattcgacgtttttggaaattcaacctctaagtaggttaaaaaggggatgaaagtttgtcttggggttcaaattttattataagctaggaacttaaaactttgcaaaacgatattatataaaataaacaagaaaattaatttcagtgtttttaaaaattcatcccccaaggtggtgaaaagggggttgaaagtttgttaGGGTTACGGCAGAGTAGCGCAAAGGAGTCCGGCGTCaataaagtttgtatggagatcaaacatttttttgagtccGGGacaaatctttgtataaaggcatattattagaatacgagaaaagtaatttcagcgtttttaaaaattcatcccctaacaaGGTTaataaggggttgaaagttgaaTCCATtaaaaatgctttgaaacttcttagaaaggcataatagccgattacttacaaaaaaagtgatttcgacgtttttggaaattcaacccctaagggggttaaaatgggatgaaatttgttttaagttttagtttttattctaagctaggaacttgcAATGAAActacaaaaaggtattatattaaaaaacataaaaactaatttcagcgttttttaaaattcgtCCCCcagggtggtgaaaagggggttgaaagtttgtatggagatcaaacattttattgagtgtggGACTTAAATTtgtgtataaaggcatattattagaatagaagaaaagaaaattcggcgattttaaaaatttacctcttaaaggggttaaaaaggggttgaaactttgtatagggttccaattttattttaagctaggaattaaaAACTTTGtgaaaaggtatttcattaaaagagtagaaaccgacttcagcgtttttgaaaattcatcccccaaggtggtgaaaacggggttgaaaatttgtatggagatcaaacatttctttgcgtgcgggacttgaatctttgtataaaggcatattattagaatacaagaaaagtaatttcaaagtttttaaaaattcatcccgtatagtggttaaaaaggggttgaaaatttgtaggggtcttaaatttgaaattttgaaacttcgtagaaaaatattttattaaaagggaagaaaactcatttcagtatttttcaaaattcatcccccaaagtggtaaaaaagagcttgaaactttgtatggagatcaaacctttttttgagtacaggacttcagtctttgtataaaggcatattattagaatacaagaaaagtaatttaagcgtttttaaatattcattccctaaaggggttaaaaaggggttgaaagtttgaatccattacaaatcctttgaaacttcttagaaaggcattgtattatattacaaaaaaaggtaTTTCAACGTTCTCAACCCAAACGTATAATTCAACCCAAATTCAAAAAGGTTTaagaaggggatgtaagtttatatgtgattcaagttttcgtttaagctaggaacataaaacatggtaaaagggcattatgttaaaatagacaaaaactgattgataaagtttgcatcgatcgggagcgaacatttttttaaatagtggacttgaaaatctaagtgttgagagggattatatcgagaacaattattttcagttaggggcttgaaatttcgtagtttgtgaaaaacaaatttcatgcattgtataattattaacaaatgattaaccgtccctactgatattttttgctgcataatgttctatgctcatgtaaaatatataaccaccaacatacaaatccacgcgtacgaagtcgcgggcaacagctagtaataaatatttaagtggggctcccatacaacaaacgtgatgttttgccgttttttgcgtaatgatacggaacccttcgtgcgcgagtccggctcgcacttggccggtttttttattgtatggtgGTTAAATGGTCTACTACTTTCCAccattaaatatttgtttaatctTACCTggaggcttattctgattgtaataacataACAGGTTATGAACTTGATCCAGATTTgatatggatatgatctgtcatctgtcaacagtgacatttctACGTCCAGAATTGGAGATGTGGTCTAATTTTACAAATGCCTAAATTGCTCATAATTACTCGTAGTATAGTTTCTTCTGGTAACTTTTTATTAGGTATGTAATCTTTGGACTTCAGGGATTGCAATCTTGTTATCATGttgaataaaacgtaaaatcTAGTAGGCACCCAGTGAGTCTTGACAAATGAATA
It encodes:
- the LOC134747228 gene encoding uncharacterized protein LOC134747228, producing the protein MLLNGDTFEIEDSQEVVKEQDVTLIGGIWKCGNCADVDDSKLVYSEVNDLETEVTEDQPVEVQISMSIPSMSCVAVVGERAGIVRRVTGSCAGAQVTLSIAAANHFTVNVYAD